TTTCACTCTGTCAATGGgtgcattttaattgttttttgatAATAGCAATGTTTTGATCACCTTGTCATCATATATGGACAGATTAAACATGATTATGATGTAGAATGTGCTGTGAGGGACTTTCATGCgatgttttatttatcaatgATTTGTGACCTTGTTACTAGTGAACTAATGAGGTCTCCAGAACATGAACATGAAAGCACACAACATAATGGATCATGTCCACAAAATTAACATAATTTTTGATACTGCGCAGGGAACTCATTTACAACAACATTACACACACTagccccccctttttttaatgcactacatacattGATTTTTTCAGGTGCTAGGGGTGAGGGCTCCTCTCTCGGGCCCCGTGGCTGACCATCTGGGTGCCCCCTTATCGTCCTCCTGTTGGGCGCCCCAATCCACCCTCTGGCTGGACGGGAGCGGACTACAGTGGAGGGGCCCGCGGGTTTGGGGGGCCCCTGCGCTTTTGCATGCTTCTGTGGCGCCACCGGGTGGACCGCCATGGGTCCCTTGATATGGGTGGTGTCTTGTCCGCTGGTCCGTTCTCAGGTGGGGCAGTGGGACCACCCTCCCACCCCCTCggcggggtggggtggggtcctcacTCCCCGTTGTGCTGGCACAACAATTCCAGGTCACTTCTGACGTTTATCGTGCTTGCGAGATGGTGTCAATTCAATTGCATGTGTCCGAAGACACACACCCCTGTGACTCAGTTGCTTGGTGTGGGACTACTTTCTAATTGCTATAAATAACTCTGATGACCATGTCTTGGAAGgtcccctcacttgcactcaGCTGATATTGaagtttagaatttacatagccactctcACCACCTTCCAGTTGTACAGCCAAGTCCATTACCCTTGTTTTGTTCACTTCCCTCCTGTCCTATATAACCTGGTTCTTCCTTAACAGgttgtagcactactgccccgtACAATACTCGAACCCAATACGACATTGTATTTTGCCTAGAAGGATTtattttgggcggcacggtgagcaactggttagagcgtcagccttacagttctgaggacccgggttcaatccccggccccgcctgtgtggagtttgcatgttctccccgtgcctgcgtgggttttctccgagcactccggtttcctcccacatcccaaaaacatgcattaattggagactctaaattgcccgtaggtgcgaatggttgtttgtttgtacgtgcacATTcgagttgggataggctccagcacgcccgcgaccctagtgaggagaagcggttcagaaaatggatagatggatggatttattttgcTTATCGTGTTTACTagtgtcttttgttgttgtttttttccctgtcatctccttttctttctgtcactctGCTTTAAAACCTCATTCTGAAGTTTTTGTTAAACATCCATCataatacaaaagaaaaaaaaccagtggcagtctaaaaaaaaactccactgttgcacagtaaaactgATCCGGCATAAAAGAGATACAGAATcgccattctgcttgacctaacagccaaataGGACAAGTCaagacattaaaataaataaataaataaataagcagcaAGACTCCACACTTTAATCCATCATCGTGACTGTTTACATGTATCGGTAGGTGCTCTTGTTTTGATTAGAAAATTGCTCAAATCGTACATACTTGACACATGTGGTGAGGAAAGGCAGAAATTGGATGTTGTCTGTGCTCTTGGATGTTTGCATCTTGTTTAGGTCGActctgcgcacacacaaacacacacacacacacacacacacacacacacacacacacacacacacacacacacacacaaataaggTAACGTCAATGTCGAAGGGATTTGTGTCATCGTTAATCTAGTAAATATTCATCACTGCAAATGACAGCTACTCCAGTTCAAAAAGTTTTCAACGCGTTTAATCCatgaaataaatccatgtcATCTGGCAGACgcaatgttaaaaacatttgcacaaaatTATCATTCGTATGGAAACGAATTTAAAGTTTGCCACGCCGCAAAAACAGAATTCCACTTACAATCCAGTCGAGAACATCCCGAGTGTGAACACGATGCACGCCCATGATAAAAGCTGCAGCAAATCCATAAaacggacaaaaaaataaataaatattctagATATTTGAAGTGTAATGtctgctttttttgtcttttttttaaattttgtcttAACAAGCAGAATTCTGTAGGCTTCTCTTCCGTCTGGATTTCCGTGTTTGCAATCAATTGATCGGTGACtctgcgctgcgattggctctTTGCCGAATCACGAGGTGTGAAGTCGGTCCAATGAATGGGTTGCTGACACGGATCCGCCTGACGTCACCGTGTTGACAAATCCGCGAGGATGAGTTTTGATTTGGTGGACGAACGGTAATATTTAACTAAGCAAGTTTAAACAGTGTAATACGATCAAAATAACAGTTTCCAGTTTTAGTAAACATATtatagaaaaaatataaatttgtgGAGGTTTAACTGAAATATTTCTGACATGTTTAGCGGAcagttcattaggtacacctactgCATGAAATCCAGTACAAGAGCTACCGTGTAGTTAAAAATGCTCCTTtcacaaataatattttgtacAGTAAATCTATTTTTGTGTCATGTAAGCCTGCAGTTTTGATGGACACTgtccaaaatgtattcattcatcatGTTTATTATGGtgttacattttaattgcaCTGCATTTTACTGATACAGTCTACAGTATTTAGGAAAAAAGCTTTATTTTAgtatcaaataaatgaataaatgaatcatCAGCTGTTAGTAGTACTTAATTACAATGTAGAGTACAATGCTCGTTGCCCTGACAACACTCTTGAACAACTCTCAAGTTTGACATTTACCTCCAGCCCTTGAAATATAATTTCCACTCCCTAACTGTCTTTgcttaatttttacattttatttgacattttattattgtgtCCCCTTTAGTGTCTTTGTGTTATCATGCTATTTGGAAAAAACCCCATTTGGAGATTGTAgtatctaaaaatatatatatttgagagTTCTTGTAAAACCCAAGCATTCAATCCTgtttaaaaatttttatttttgtttgactttatgGCACCGCGGTGGAATagaggttagcacatctgcctcgagTCGAGAGGGCCTGTCTTCGAATGTGGCTCAggccctcctccttctcctcttgcttgtgtgggtttgtgggttttctctgcatAGGCTACTCCAGTTATCTCCTACATTCCGAAaatatgcatatacagtaggttCATATATGACACTAAATTACCTATTAGTGTGAATTTGgctatatgtgtatgtgccctgcaattggctggcgaccagtccagagtgtacttTGGCTGGGATAGGGGCCAGCTGCACCGCCACCCTAAATGACGACAAGCAcgatagaaaatgcatggaatTTGGACATTATGGGAGACTGGCATCTGCTCGGTGATGTCATTGTTGCTTTCACACATAGCGTGGACATGAGTGTTACATTGTACAATGTATCTGAGACTTAGCtcatctctggtgagtacgTATCAAGCAAATATGCCATGATGGTGGGAAAGCGTCTTTATATTCTGGTTtgggatgtacagtatatgttgcaTGGTTTTACAGAGGATAGCgacttttgacagttttcaGGCAATTCTGAGGTTTTTGACGGCTTGTTTGCCATCCCTCTTTTTCACTCCTATATGTGGGCACGTTCTCATCTTTCGTCTGCAGAGAGGATGTATGGAGCAGTAAAAGAAAGAGGTgaaaaagggacaaaaaaaaagggtgcaAGTGAGGAGGCGAGAGTGACACCTTCACACCCGCTTGCTAGTGTGCTCGCAGGCCTCTCGTCCTGCACCGTCCGCGACATCGCACCCCTTCATCATCCCCCCCATCCATGTTTGGTTTGCAGTCTGTGAAATTGAAGCCAGCGCAAACTGCGGCAGACGGGATGAAAGTCGTGGAAAGCCGAGGCTGTGAGAGGTTGGGAAAGACCTGTGGGCGGACTTGGATCGCATAGGTGGGGATAACTTTGCCATAACGGGggcaaaaacaagacatttataTTACAACACTTTCTTTTATTCCACAAATTTTTCACATCTTAATACAATATCTTATAGTTTATCTATGTACACATTTACATATTAAACACATAGAAAATGACTTTACAGTGTATGTTTTTCAAGAAGTCCCTTCAGTCTGAGGTTTGACAAGTGGGGGGGTCACATCTGTAAGCATGTACCATGAGAAGACTGACTAAACAACAATGCACTAATAAGGTTGCATTATTTGACCATTTTGCTCCCATTCTTGGGTCTCAAGGACTCATGACCATTTGGCAGGGActgaaattaaacatttttacattttttgtttagctGATTTAGGTTCTAGTAAAtctaatgaaaaatgtaaaacatcgtAATTGCAGAATTCACTTGTGTTTAATGCAGTACCGGAATGAGAATGTTGTCGTAGTGAACAGTGGTACACGGATTTGAGGCTTGCGGAGATGAGTGCTACACAATAAcgtcacaaaataaaacatcctaAATAACACAGTGACAGCGGCTGACACAGGAACTGGAGGTGTACCTACTGAGTGGTATGGAAAAAACAACCTTAAAttgctccccccaaaaaaatgctgcttcatcaaaaaacaaaatggaggtCCTCTTCTTTGGAGTGATCCACACTCCACATTCacatcacaacacacacacacacacacacacacacacactcttgtctttgtatAAAAGGTCTGTAttcattatatataaaaaaaaaaaaaaaaaaaaagtgtccgtGACCCCGGTGACCAGCACTGGGCTGTTtcgcaatgtttttttgttcagtgtagcaTCGCCCCTAACAAAACCGGAAGGAGCGTCAAGACGAGCGAGCAGGAGACGAGCCGCGTTACTGAATTTCCGATGCTCCTCTGGACGTTGGGCTCCATCGCGGTCGGGTCGTCTGAGAACACGAGAGAGATAGTAAGTGAGCGTGTGACTTCATGACTCGGTAATGTGAAAACGTGTGCAGCAGCCCGTAGATTCCTCACCTGCCGGGAGACGATTGGAGAGGTTGTGAACGCTGCCGGAAGAGACAGACTTGACTTTTGACGCGTCCAAGCTCTTCTCCGTCTCTGCCTTGGATTTGCCCGTGTGAGTCTTTGCCGAGCCTTTCTGTCCAGCCACGGCCACTTTGAGCCTCAGACAGTCCTGGCCGTGGTGATGCATCGGCTTGGCTGTTGGGAGCACACACAGAGGGAACGttgattaatattattattattatttttttttttaaacacgataaaacagtggaacctcaaaaatTGTACAATTCAGAATTTGAAAGACCCAGCACATGCATTGCTTCTTGTGGCTTATTTCTGTTTATGGCTTCAaatggtgagtagttttacttaaTTTTAGTATGAGACAgcggttaacttctttttcacGCTTGTATGGaaataagaatgttaaaattttacatttgtacCAATTCTTAACGAACCAGAGAAGATGACCATATATGGTTAACTATTCTCTCTCCAATATGTGTCTTCTCAGGTGCCTTCAAagagtgagtagttttactttactttagcTGTATGAGATATCtattaacttgtttttatacttttatggcttaattttgttttaaatgttacttaaaacacttTATAGCAATTATACTAGACACAGATGTGTGccataaatatttgaatgactGTTAAGAATGTCACAATGTTACATTTCTACCAATTTTACTAAGCAGTGAAGCTTTCTATTAACGGTTTCCTTTTCCCTCTCTATTATGTGTATGTCAAGGCTTCGAAGAGTGAgtagtgttattttatttttgtttaacttgtATGCCAGTTAAGAATTTGTACCTCAAACTTtgcacagttaataaaggtttggtTTCATTTGGACTTTTTATGTGTTTTTCACGACCATCGTGAACCGTGACCGACCTAAAGGATTGCTCTGTACTCATTAATATTTACGTTAAATACTTACAGATATAATAATAGCTCTCTCCCTGCCTGAACTCCTTGCCCAGGGTGAAGGGGGTGAAGCGCTGGAACTTCTCAGAGAACTTCTCGGGGGCGTGAGGGGCGAAGGGCCGCGAGCACTCCCAGCGCAGCTGGTCGAAGGAGTGCGGCTTGCACACGTCGTAGTCCTCCCTCTCCACCATGTAGAGCACGTAGCGCTCGGCCGAGTGCGGTGGCACCTCGCCGTGGGCGTAGTGCGGGCAGATGATGTCCAGGTAGTCGTTAATGCGGACTTCCACCGTGTAGTCGTCCCAGAGGAAGCTGAGGGGAGATGAGAAAGAGCTGTTTAATGACCAGGGGcctcacaaatgtttttattgcaagCAACCACGTTGACACTAATAATTAGGTTTAATTAGTCGTGTCGCAATGCAACGCACACCTGTTTACCCTCTGGTGCACGTGCAGAGTGTTTGTGTGGTTCAGTGTTGTAGCATTAAGCGCTAATTAGTGTGACAAGTCAAAAGAGGCCAGTCAGGCCGGACTTGTTCAGCCTTGGCGCCGTTCCGCTCACACACCTTACACTTACTCTCGCTACCAAAACACCACTgcaacacttttcttttttacagtcTCAATGTTTTCCTCCACTTTGCTTCCATCAAAGACAGAGACAAAAGGGGCGTGGTTCCGTCAGACTGACGCCCTTCTGCTCTCTTTTCATCTTTATTCCTCCTTTAAGTTTTATGGCGCTTTTCAAGCCTCACCGTCTCCACTTTGCTCACTTCCTCCGATGTGCTGCGATTTCTGTTGCTCTCCGgcaatgtgtgcgcgtgtttctGCTAGAAAGGCAAACTCTTAAGGCGCTATTTTGTCATTCAGTAAATGTGGACGAGGGTTTTGCAGCGAGTGAAAGCGACAAGAGCTCCTGTGTGTCGTTTGAGTGTCAGTCGGCATCAAAGTGCAGGACGTGGTGCCTCTTTACCCCCCTTCCCAAACCCCTCCTGTTGTTGTGGCTCCTGCTCAGACCCCGTGGCCAAAGCACAGACACAGTGGCTCCAATCACGGGCCTTTAACCCCTCCTTCCTGCCCCTGCGTTTGTGTATATacatctgtatgtgtgtgtgtgagcactAACCCACTAGTCAAAACATGCTTTGTTACCCAAGCACAGTTCTAAACTTGTTAGGCAGGCCTAATAGGCTGATcagccccccacccctcctctATGCTATGCctcaaaacatatttcacatttattcaatatcagCCTCAGCTCCATCGACTACTACGCTTTCTGTCCTCacgagtaagacaattcagcgaactagtagaatgactagggtgcatactagtaacatgtagttgttctaTTAGTGCACAGGAAtgtcatactgtagttgaaaaaAACCTTACTGGTAAGTCTTTCTACTAGTGCGCCCTCGTCACTCTACTAGTGTGTGggactgtcttactagtgaggacaaggactgtataaatacatgtaccttaagctggatatcataGCTGGAATAAATGCTGTTTTAGCAAAGGCATAAATTGAGACTCTAATTGGCTAAACAAGCTTTGTTTTCCAACTATAGACTTCTATATAGTGGTGTGCCCAAAGAGGACTAAATGGATAGTGTTGCCAATTCCATTCACACCATTCATcattggggggagggggtctCCTTTTATTTAACTCCTCCGCAGCACATCCAATGGCCAGGCTAATTAAAAGCTGTTAAGCGGTCTGGGGCCAATGTGTTGACTAGAAAAGGAAGGGAGGAGAAATGAAAAGGGCGTAATTCAACCCTTCCCCTCCCTGTAGACTGGAGGCCTTCGGGGCCCCTCCAACCTCTGTACCTTACCCCCTGTGGAGCTTTCACTTTACCATGATTGGAGCGGATGTGTCGATCGTATGAGCTCATCCAGAGTGCTTTTCTCGCAATTAAACCAGACTTCAGTCAGTGTTGCGGTTGTTTTGGAATTTAGCAGAAGGGCCATACGatgcaacaaacaaacacgttTATTCTGATGTATTATGAGCATTCATGGGTTCAATATTTCTCCTTGGgggatggatagatggtttcatttgtttttgaaattcgGATCAAATGTTCTCAAGCCCTTAGGTTTCCCGGGCCGTTACATCTGGCCCATCAAAGCGCTCTCGGCTGCTGTGTCTCTCGCTGCCACAGGCTGACACTTCTCACGGGGGTGAGAGTCGCGTTAACGTGATACTGAAGCTGCGTCGTCTGTATGTGGGGccaggtgtgtgtatgtgtgtgggctCACTTTGttgcaaaaacaattttgcTCAGGATTCCCGTGTGCGATTCTCACGAGAAAGCGCTCTGAAGATCCACATTCATACATTAACAGAGAGGCCCACACTTCAGTCTGGTTGCATTTTCACTCATGACAATTAAACATTAATAAGGAACATTGCAACAAGTAACTAGGGATGCagttattgaatatttttagacgCTGTGGTGGTACACATTGCACATTATCTTCTTTGTTGAGTGTGAAATATCCCAAACTTTAGACATTCTGTCTTTTATGGACTCTTTGCTCCTAACTAGCTGTGATGACGCCAACTTATTTCCATAAAGAGTGTGGTGGGTGCCACTGCGATAACATTACCCCATGTTGGAAAATTTCCCCTGTGACGcatcaaggcagagattttgcttcaacCCTTTTTTGTTATCTAATTATTTGAGTTCTTTGAATAATTGTCGCAGCCCTACTGGTAACACCGAAGAAACAGAACTCGGTCATTAACTGAGGACCCCATTACAatgcaaagtttgaaaaaaagtgtacaggtAGTAATGCTTGATGGAAACAGGAGAGTGTGCTCTCAAAGAATAAGTTAGAGAATGCAATGCACTGAAGTGAAGTGTAGGGCCTGGTGCAAACCTGGCTATTGAGGGCAACTCATGCCGCCGGCTCATGAACGCATCTGTTTATTAAGGTCGGCTGTCTGTTTGTGGCAGAGGTAGGTCAATTCTCACTAATGAGATTTCTCGCCAGGCACTTTTTGCACACAAGTGTCTATAACATTTGTAGGAAGCAGCCGAGCTTGTTTCGCCATTGTCACATTCTGccgccacatttttttttttactttaaacccaaccccccaccaccccaaccCCCGAAAAAAAGCCACCCTTTCCCCGTTTCACCCTGACCGTGCTACAGTGCCTCCATTTGTCTCTGGAGCACTTGGCTGGCCGGTTTGGGTCAAACAACTGACACGCTCTTTCACTGGGGAACACGTGGGTCAGGAGGTCAGAGTTCACGGTTGCTgtgcttcacacacacacacacacacacacatacacacacaccagcgTCAGAGTCAGCAGCAGCACACATATCTGTTTCACACGCGCAGAACCGCAGTCAGCAACAGTGAAACACTAAACAGATGAACCTACGATGCACCCTGCCACTGCCATTTGCTACTCAGATGATCTGAAGTGTGTGCGCACGTACTGGAATGTTACGACAACGGGGTTGTGGTTTGGACGGTTTAGTGCCAAGGACCCATACTCGGATGTGCTCATTTAATACCCTATTAATTCACTGTGGTGGGTCAGATTTCTGCCTCTTTAGCGCCAGCAAAGGAGCTGTCAGTGGTTCTTCCACTATTGGATCATTCCATTACAGCCAACTGACATTAGTGTATTCAGCTTCCAACAGTATGCAGTAAGGGTGGGCATAATAATAGTTGATTAATGCATCATTACTCATTGTGTCACTCAGGTGGAGCTAATTGAGtcttttttgaaatgattgtgacaaaatggagtgcacaGCAGAGTTGTCTAAAACTAGCTTTGCTGTCAAAAGAACAACATGATGTGAACAAACCTTGaaaacagtgattcccaacaatTTATTGAttgcaattattatttattgactacaaattggtcatctatctatgccagctaCATACagcgacaggcagaacaattgttGTTCCACTAgaccaggggtggccaactagtcagagactaagagccacttttcttcctgtgttactgcaaagagccacatacacgggtacacatgaacatcatcttttaatcatgtatgcacgcatacacagacctctgctcagccagatctaatgaaaataaccacaccaacatgataatatcagtaattttcaacagttaacattgtgtctcacacacacaaactctcagttcaagcaagtccacaaacaataaaagaataattttcaataacatctttctcttactatgctgcttagtgagacttctggcattccttatcttgaacaatcctcttcaaatctggcttgtattctgttgttgccactctaagcaattctttcaaatgagtgtcagtcagaagagatcgatgctttgatttcacatgtttcagggtagaaaacacagactcgcagacgtacgttgacccaaacatggacagtatcttaagcgcagctcgtttgatgttggggtatttttcaattggcacacttttccagaactcaacggtcccttcccttaaaacagttttcagttgatcctcctcacaaaggtcgatcatctccaactcagccgcagcctcatctgtgacgagcggggctttcaaacagtctggcttccaagccagctgatatgatgcaagcgttacggtctctgagtgttttgtaatttttttgaaaaactgcacctgcttttcaaagcgaccaacttgttcttgcgaagttcagtcccttttggaaattcctgttcgatgttagggtggagtgagctgaagatttgaagctttgaaatgcgctaatgctgcgtgacatataaggcagatcggcttgccattacgtttaacaaaaaaatataaactctcccactctggcaaaaacgtcctgtgttcttcttcatattttcgtttggatgtgctttttttccctgccatttcaagaggtaacttgtcggaaattgtttacaacacaaatgatgtcacaccaaagattctctcgtcgctcgtttgacgtcactcaaacaggcttacatggtcagtgtgccatctagctgtaggggagtgaatgacagcgccagccaagaatttttgacgcatgtcatgttacagctcctgaagagccgcatgaaactagttaaagagccgcatgaggctcgcgagccgcgggttggccacccctgcacTAGACAGAATGTACAATTAACCCGTCTAGCCATCCTTATTTATGCATACTTGTGTGAAATTTTCATTTGGTGGTGGTCCGTGAGAATTTTTTTgagaatgtaaaatatgtgccttggctcaataaagtttaAGAAATGCATGTTTACGACCATCAAAAGGCATGGAAATGAGAGTTCAGAACATTTACAGAGATCCCCCCATCCCATTAAAATCTATTAATTGTTGATTTCCCATCAAGGAAATGCAGTCAAATGGCCATCCTAGTATGAAGTGCACCTCCAGacttctttttgcacaatgttTCCTGAGGGGATGACTAGCCCAGCCCAATTCTATTCACTATTTGCACTTCAGCgcttttatgtatatatatatatacacatacagtccATCTCTTTGGCATTTGCAGAATACGAGGGTTTAAAATTGTCACCGCCACCATTTTATGCTCATTCAAGTCCCCAAAAATTCTCCCCTCCCTTCATCCATCACTGTCCACTCTCTCCTCCTTTCGTCTGCCTCTCCTTTATTCTCACAAATGAgaccaacccccccaccccccgtctTCACCTCTGGCTTGTTCTGTCGCTTAATGCTGACTTAATATACCAGGGCTCTTCATCCAGGCTAATTTCTCAACACTGAGTTCACCCTTCTCTCACCCTGTGCCCAGACATCCACTCCTGTCCTCTTTCCCCTAAATCCTTTTACCAATCCCCacttttttcacatcctcaCATTCTGTCAGCCATGACTACCAAAAGGCTAAATGGTATCATCTTGGCTGAACACAGTTGAGGGGTTCCCTGGGAGATAATCCATGTCTGTGTGGGGGGATAA
The genomic region above belongs to Phyllopteryx taeniolatus isolate TA_2022b chromosome 6, UOR_Ptae_1.2, whole genome shotgun sequence and contains:
- the efna1b gene encoding ephrin-A1b, which gives rise to MDLASVLCLVLSVGAWFACAERHSVYWNSSNPNFLWDDYTVEVRINDYLDIICPHYAHGEVPPHSAERYVLYMVEREDYDVCKPHSFDQLRWECSRPFAPHAPEKFSEKFQRFTPFTLGKEFRQGESYYYISKPMHHHGQDCLRLKVAVAGQKGSAKTHTGKSKAETEKSLDASKVKSVSSGSVHNLSNRLPADDPTAMEPNVQRSIGNSVTRLVSCSLVLTLLPVLLGAMLH